In Romboutsia lituseburensis, a genomic segment contains:
- a CDS encoding sensor histidine kinase: MNLLQIDKITIYFILILWTILNSIEFVYDYIKKANYYREVLNILEELDKKYLLPVLIHRPKFLDGKILYDVLSITDKAMNEEVNKYVFSQAEYKEYIEMWVHEIKTPISSSKLVIENNKNEQTLSILEEIEKIESFIEQVLYYSKSNELEIDYIIKKISLRKCINNVIKRNKRIIRENRISIEIDDFESFIYCDSKWLEFILNQIIINSIKYIGNYKTNRKLEKIGSKIKIYIKENINNIELYINDNGVGIDEKDLYKVFEKGFTGLNGRKFKKSTGMGLYISKKLCSKMYLGIDINSKINEYTTVKITFPQNNMTKI, translated from the coding sequence TTGAATTTACTACAAATAGATAAAATAACTATATATTTTATATTGATTTTATGGACTATATTAAACAGCATTGAATTTGTATATGATTATATTAAAAAAGCTAATTATTATAGAGAAGTTTTAAATATTTTAGAAGAATTAGATAAGAAATACTTATTACCTGTTTTAATACATAGACCTAAATTCCTTGATGGTAAAATACTTTATGATGTTTTAAGTATAACGGATAAAGCTATGAATGAAGAAGTGAATAAATATGTATTTTCTCAAGCTGAATATAAAGAATACATAGAAATGTGGGTTCATGAAATAAAGACACCTATATCATCAAGTAAATTAGTAATAGAAAATAATAAAAATGAACAGACATTAAGTATATTAGAAGAAATAGAAAAAATAGAAAGTTTCATTGAACAAGTTTTGTATTATTCAAAAAGTAATGAACTTGAAATTGACTATATAATAAAAAAAATAAGTTTAAGAAAATGTATAAACAATGTAATAAAAAGAAATAAGAGAATAATAAGGGAAAATCGGATTTCAATAGAAATAGATGACTTTGAAAGCTTTATTTACTGTGATAGTAAGTGGTTAGAATTTATATTAAATCAAATAATAATAAACTCTATTAAATATATAGGTAATTATAAAACGAACAGAAAACTTGAAAAAATAGGGTCGAAAATAAAGATATATATTAAGGAAAACATCAATAATATAGAATTATACATAAATGATAATGGGGTTGGAATAGATGAAAAAGACTTATACAAGGTATTTGAAAAAGGTTTTACAGGATTAAATGGAAGAAAGTTTAAAAAATCTACCGGAATGGGCTTATATATTTCTAAAAAATTATGTAGCAAAATGTATTTAGGTATTGATATAAATTCTAAAATAAATGAATACACAACTGTCAAAATAACATTTCCACAAAATAATATGACTAAAATATAG